One Candidatus Lokiarchaeota archaeon genomic window, GACATTAGCGATATCGAATAGCTCAGATATGCTTTCAGCGCGGATTACACCACATTGTTTGAAAGCCACAGTATAGGCGGTATCACTTCCAGCAAGTGAACCGGTATGAGAAGATGCAGCTCGAGCGCCAGCTTCGCTTACTCCAGATTTCACTACAAAAACTGGTTTCTTCTTGACAACTTCCTTTGCGACCTCCATGAACTGTTTCCCATCAGTCACATTCTCAATGTAGAGTAGGATGAAATGTGAATCGGGATCATTGCCGAAGGCCTTGAGGAAATCAGATTCATCTAGCAGTGCTTTGTTGCCCAGACTCACGAATTTCGAGAATCCAATCTTTTCCATCAATGAATAGTCGAGAATCCCAGTCATGAGCGCACCAGATTGAGACGCGAAAGCGATTATACCTTTCTCAGGTGTTCCAGCAGCAAATGAGGCATTGTAGGGTTCACTTGTATTGATGATTCCTAGACAGTTCGGCCCCTGCACAATCATATCGTATTGCTTGGCTATCTCAACCATCTTACGCTCGGCTTCTTGACCTTCATGTCCTACTTCTTTGAAACCAGCAGTTATGACAACAAGAGCTTCAACTCCTTTCTCACCGCACTCTTCTACAACCTCTAGTACGAATCTTGCGGGAATTACTATGACTGCAATATCCACATCTCCAGGAATATCACCAACTGACCTGAAAACCTGAAGACCCAGTATTTCGCCACCTTTTGGATTGACAGGATATATGCGGCCATCATAACCGCTATCAAGCAGGTTCCTTACGACCGAATTGCCCAGTTTACCCTTTGTAGCCGAAGCACCAATTACAGCTATGGAATTGGGACGGAATAGAGTTTCAATGCCTTTCTGCTTATCCATTAGTTTGGAACCACCTGTAGTGGTTTTCTTCAGGACTACTCGAGCGTTGATTATAGTTATAGCTTATGGAATAGCTTGGAATACCCCCCTTGTATTACTTACAGTCATATCCTCACGATATCGATGTGTGTTCTAGGTGAATACCGAGATGAAGTTAGTAACTCTACACGTTCCGGAAACATACATTGCTGGTTTAGAGAAGCTAGTGGATAGTCAGCTCTATCCGAATAGATCGGAAGCAATTCGAATTGCTATCCGTGATCTTCTCAAGCGCGAGCTTTGGGGTTGAAGAACGCATTCGTGGCCGGTGCTCAGAAATAGTACTGTTGTTCACCGGACTATCCAATTGATATGTCTCCGCAGCATGAAAAATCATCATTAGTGTTAGCGATTCCTGGGCAATTGCCCAGGGAAGTCAATTTTTCTTTCCATTTGAGTATACTCAACTGTGAGAACTAGGTTATACGTAAGAAATGGTATTATAAGCTAGTTGAATGTTATAAGAATGAAGCTTCAGTAAACAGGAGCGTGCAGTCACATAGGTTCCGATGTGCCCAGTAAATCTGATAATAGAGCTAATCTACTGGGAAAAAGGAACCAATCCGATGACTTGGTTAATGGTTGCCCTTGTTACAAGGAATTTGATGATGGGGAAAAGGTATGTCTGAATAATGATGACGTAGTAGAAATCAAACCAATTTCAATCGCCAAATCATTCTTCAGCAGTATCGATTCTTTCGAGAATTTGCAGGATCTCAAAAGCGATAAAGAGAATGTTTGTTATTTACTGGTATATCTGGATGATGAGAAAAACGAGGCATACTGTGTTAGCAAGGGCGAGAAGCTGGTAATTAATGGAAATGATGTAAGAGCAGATGACCTTCGTGATGCTCTTAAATTTGTAAATCTCGGGG contains:
- a CDS encoding ribbon-helix-helix protein, CopG family produces the protein MKLVTLHVPETYIAGLEKLVDSQLYPNRSEAIRIAIRDLLKRELWG